Proteins encoded by one window of Dietzia sp. B32:
- the hisI gene encoding phosphoribosyl-AMP cyclohydrolase — MSTHVLDRSIAERLSRNVDGLVAAVVQDATSGRVLMMAWMDDAALAETLATRRGVYYSRSRGQRWVKGETSGHVQHVRRVEIDCDGDAVLLHVDQTGAACHNGTTSCFDTATLLGED, encoded by the coding sequence ATGAGCACTCACGTCCTGGACCGTTCCATCGCCGAGCGGCTGTCCCGCAACGTCGACGGGCTGGTCGCCGCGGTCGTGCAGGACGCCACCTCGGGCCGGGTGCTCATGATGGCGTGGATGGACGACGCGGCCCTCGCCGAGACCCTGGCGACCCGGCGGGGTGTGTACTACTCCCGCTCGCGGGGTCAGCGGTGGGTCAAGGGGGAGACCTCCGGCCACGTCCAGCACGTGCGTCGTGTGGAGATCGATTGCGACGGCGACGCCGTCCTGCTCCACGTCGACCAGACCGGGGCGGCCTGCCACAACGGCACCACCAGCTGTTTCGACACCGCAACCCTGCTCGGAGAGGACTGA
- a CDS encoding TIGR02234 family membrane protein: MTQRSRLLVPVVLLLVGAALLWVASRMVWLDVEAFNDQSGQARRALTGADWQPALVPLALGALAAVAAVALVRGAAARAVGAVIALLGVAAGGLMVMSVGEVDADRVHSVITSDEGLARTDAGPGSEGAEAIPQWSEIIELSTRPAGPVITGAGAVALLAAGIVVLVNPARPVRRDDRYVTPAARRESAATGPGPEDDAGRDLWQELDDGRDPTG; the protein is encoded by the coding sequence GTGACCCAGCGCTCCCGTCTCCTGGTTCCGGTCGTCCTGTTGCTCGTGGGGGCGGCCCTGCTGTGGGTCGCCTCGCGGATGGTGTGGCTCGACGTGGAGGCCTTCAACGACCAATCGGGACAGGCTCGGCGGGCCCTGACCGGCGCGGACTGGCAACCCGCTCTCGTCCCGCTCGCGCTGGGCGCCCTGGCGGCGGTCGCCGCGGTGGCTCTGGTCCGCGGCGCCGCCGCCCGCGCGGTGGGCGCCGTCATCGCACTTCTCGGCGTGGCCGCCGGGGGCCTGATGGTGATGTCGGTGGGGGAGGTCGACGCCGACCGGGTCCACTCGGTGATCACGAGTGACGAGGGCCTGGCCCGGACCGATGCCGGGCCGGGTTCCGAGGGCGCGGAGGCGATCCCGCAGTGGTCGGAGATCATCGAGTTGTCGACCCGGCCCGCGGGACCCGTGATCACCGGCGCGGGGGCCGTCGCCCTGCTGGCGGCGGGGATCGTCGTCCTCGTCAATCCGGCCCGTCCGGTGCGCCGCGACGACCGGTACGTGACCCCGGCGGCCCGGCGGGAGAGTGCGGCGACCGGACCGGGCCCGGAGGACGACGCCGGGCGGGATCTGTGGCAGGAACTGGACGACGGACGGGATCCGACCGGCTGA
- a CDS encoding tautomerase family protein, which produces MPFIQINQLDGMAAADKARVIEAVTAAYAEASGKDPAKVWVHVNDMPRDSFGIGGKALG; this is translated from the coding sequence GTGCCCTTCATCCAGATCAACCAGCTCGACGGGATGGCCGCGGCGGACAAGGCCCGCGTCATCGAGGCCGTCACGGCCGCGTACGCGGAGGCCTCGGGCAAGGACCCGGCGAAAGTGTGGGTCCACGTCAACGACATGCCGCGTGATTCCTTCGGGATCGGCGGCAAGGCCCTCGGATGA
- the trpC gene encoding indole-3-glycerol phosphate synthase TrpC yields MGTVLDSILDGVREDVAAREAVIDMAAVKQAAQSAPDPLDALKALRDPGVGVIAEVKRASPSKGALAEIPDPAVLARMYEEGGARIISCLTEERRFHGSLADLDAVRRAVDIPVLRKDFVVGPYQIHEARAHGADLILLIVAALEQDALVSLLDRTESLGMTALVEVHTEEEADRALEAGATVIGVNARNLKTLEVDRDVFSRIAPGLPSDVVKIAESGVRDASDLLAYASVGADAVLVGEGLVTQGDPRAACNALATAGAHPSCPQGPR; encoded by the coding sequence GTGGGTACCGTGCTCGACTCGATTCTCGACGGGGTCCGTGAGGACGTCGCGGCCCGTGAGGCCGTCATCGATATGGCGGCGGTGAAGCAGGCGGCCCAGTCGGCGCCGGACCCACTCGACGCGCTCAAGGCGTTGCGCGATCCCGGAGTGGGCGTCATCGCCGAGGTCAAGAGGGCCAGCCCGTCCAAGGGTGCCCTGGCCGAGATCCCCGACCCCGCGGTCCTTGCCCGGATGTACGAGGAGGGCGGGGCGCGCATCATCTCGTGCCTCACCGAGGAGCGCCGTTTCCACGGCAGCCTGGCAGATCTCGACGCGGTCCGACGCGCGGTCGACATCCCGGTCCTGCGGAAGGACTTCGTGGTGGGGCCATACCAGATCCACGAGGCGCGGGCGCACGGCGCGGATCTGATCCTGCTGATCGTGGCCGCGCTCGAGCAGGACGCCCTGGTGTCGCTCCTCGATCGCACGGAGTCGTTGGGTATGACGGCTCTGGTGGAGGTCCATACCGAGGAGGAGGCCGACCGCGCGCTGGAAGCCGGCGCCACGGTCATCGGTGTCAACGCCCGCAACCTCAAGACACTCGAGGTCGACAGGGACGTGTTCTCCAGGATCGCGCCGGGGCTTCCGTCCGACGTCGTCAAGATCGCCGAGTCCGGGGTCCGGGACGCCTCGGACCTCCTGGCGTACGCCAGCGTCGGGGCGGACGCCGTGCTCGTGGGCGAGGGACTGGTGACGCAGGGCGACCCGCGGGCGGCCTGCAACGCCCTGGCCACGGCCGGTGCCCACCCGTCCTGCCCGCAAGGACCCCGCTAG
- a CDS encoding anthranilate synthase component I, translating into MSTETTTFEQFRALAAGHRVVPVVRTVLADSETPLSAYIKLAGDRPGTFLLESAEHGRSWSRWSFIGCGAAAALTVDDAGEATWWGHVPAGAPTGGDPLDALRRTLDLLRTDQIPGLPPLTSGMVGYLGYDIVRRLERIEPDTVDDLQVPELVQLLATDLAAFDHHEGRIHLIANAVNWDGSDERVGEAYADAVARVDSMTARLAAPGAGGVSVFDTPAPDVRRCTDEETYHSRVADIIEQIYSGEAFQVVLSQRFEVDTQASPRDVYRILRTTNPSPYMFLMTIPDGSGEDGFGGTAFTIVGSSPEALVTVKDGVATTHPIAGTRPRGDDDEHDILLGKDLVDDAKENAEHLMLVDLGRNDLGRVCVPGTVEVTEFRQVERYSHVMHLVSTVTGRLAEGQTGIEAVTACFPAGTLSGSPKPRALQIIEDLEDTRRGVYGGVVGYVDFAGNTDQAIAIRSAVIKDGTAYVQAGAGIVADSVATSEDAECRNKAMAVLRAVAAAETLRDAGRSR; encoded by the coding sequence ATGAGCACCGAGACCACGACGTTCGAACAGTTCCGCGCGCTCGCCGCGGGGCACCGGGTCGTGCCGGTGGTGCGCACGGTGCTGGCGGACTCCGAGACGCCGCTGTCCGCGTACATCAAGCTCGCCGGGGACCGGCCGGGCACCTTCCTCCTGGAGTCGGCCGAGCACGGACGCTCCTGGTCGCGGTGGTCCTTCATCGGTTGTGGCGCGGCCGCCGCGCTGACCGTCGACGACGCGGGGGAGGCCACGTGGTGGGGCCACGTGCCGGCGGGTGCGCCCACCGGCGGTGACCCGCTGGACGCGCTCCGGAGGACCCTGGACCTGTTGCGGACCGATCAGATCCCGGGTCTGCCCCCGTTGACGTCGGGGATGGTGGGTTACCTCGGGTACGACATCGTGCGTCGACTCGAGCGGATCGAACCGGACACGGTGGACGACCTGCAGGTGCCGGAGCTCGTCCAGCTGCTCGCCACCGACCTGGCGGCCTTCGACCATCACGAGGGCCGGATCCATCTCATCGCCAATGCGGTGAACTGGGACGGCAGCGACGAGCGGGTCGGTGAGGCCTACGCGGACGCCGTGGCAAGGGTCGACTCCATGACGGCGCGACTCGCCGCGCCCGGCGCGGGCGGGGTAAGCGTGTTCGACACCCCGGCTCCCGACGTACGTCGCTGCACGGATGAGGAGACCTACCACTCGCGGGTCGCCGACATCATCGAGCAGATCTACTCGGGCGAGGCCTTCCAGGTGGTCCTCAGCCAGCGGTTCGAGGTCGACACCCAGGCCTCCCCGCGGGACGTCTATCGGATCCTGCGCACCACCAACCCGAGCCCGTACATGTTCCTCATGACGATCCCGGACGGGAGCGGGGAGGACGGTTTCGGCGGGACCGCCTTCACCATCGTGGGATCGAGCCCCGAGGCGTTGGTGACCGTCAAGGACGGTGTGGCGACGACCCATCCGATCGCGGGGACCAGGCCGAGGGGCGACGACGACGAGCACGACATCCTGCTCGGCAAGGACCTGGTGGACGACGCCAAGGAGAACGCCGAACATCTGATGCTGGTCGATCTCGGCCGCAACGACCTCGGCCGGGTCTGCGTGCCGGGCACGGTGGAGGTGACGGAGTTCCGTCAGGTCGAGCGCTACAGCCACGTCATGCACCTGGTGTCGACGGTGACCGGTCGACTGGCCGAGGGGCAGACCGGCATCGAGGCGGTGACCGCGTGTTTCCCGGCGGGCACGCTGTCCGGGTCGCCCAAGCCCCGTGCGCTGCAGATCATCGAGGACCTCGAGGACACGCGACGCGGTGTCTACGGGGGAGTGGTGGGCTACGTCGACTTCGCCGGAAACACCGACCAGGCCATCGCGATCCGGTCGGCAGTGATCAAGGACGGCACGGCCTATGTCCAGGCGGGTGCCGGGATCGTCGCCGACTCGGTGGCGACCTCGGAGGATGCCGAGTGCCGCAACAAGGCGATGGCGGTCCTGCGGGCCGTCGCCGCCGCGGAGACGCTGCGCGACGCGGGGCGGAGCCGGTGA
- the trpB gene encoding tryptophan synthase subunit beta: protein MGVVLRSTTGHEPDQRGHWGPFGGRYVPEALMAVVDEVTDAYAKARADEDYLDELDRLQRHYSGRPSPLYEAKRFGAEIGARVFLKREDLNHTGSHKINNVLGQALLAQRMGKKRVIAETGAGQHGVATATACALLGLECKVYMGAVDVRRQALNVARMRLLGAEVEAVEIGSATLKDAINEAMRDWVAHADDTYYAFGTAAGPHPFPTMVRDFQRIVGAEARVQILEQAGRLPDAAVACVGGGSNAIGLFHPFLGDESVRLVGCEAGGDGVASGRTAATVNAGTPGVFQGSYAHLMQDTDGQTIESHSISAGLDYPGVGPEHSRLAEIGRAEYRPITDTQAMDAFAQLCRTEGIIPAIESAHAIAGAAQLAAEGVGLILVNVSGRGDKDVDTAARWFGLLDGGTPPEAGVDSSQGADDGEGEYADGGVEG, encoded by the coding sequence ATGGGAGTGGTGCTCCGGTCCACCACCGGACATGAGCCCGACCAACGGGGCCACTGGGGGCCGTTCGGCGGCCGGTACGTCCCCGAGGCGCTGATGGCGGTGGTCGACGAGGTGACCGACGCCTATGCCAAGGCCAGGGCCGACGAGGACTACCTCGACGAGCTCGACCGGCTGCAGCGTCACTACTCGGGCCGGCCGTCGCCGTTGTACGAGGCGAAGCGGTTCGGTGCGGAGATCGGTGCGCGGGTCTTCCTCAAGCGTGAGGATCTCAACCACACGGGCTCCCACAAGATCAACAACGTCCTCGGCCAGGCGCTGCTCGCGCAGCGGATGGGCAAGAAGCGGGTGATCGCGGAGACCGGTGCCGGCCAACACGGTGTGGCCACCGCCACCGCCTGCGCCCTCCTCGGCCTGGAGTGCAAGGTCTACATGGGCGCGGTGGACGTGCGCAGGCAGGCGCTCAACGTCGCCCGGATGCGCCTGCTCGGTGCCGAGGTGGAGGCCGTGGAGATCGGCTCGGCCACACTCAAGGACGCGATCAACGAGGCCATGCGGGACTGGGTCGCCCACGCGGACGACACCTACTATGCCTTCGGTACCGCGGCCGGGCCGCACCCCTTCCCGACCATGGTCCGCGACTTCCAGCGCATCGTCGGTGCGGAGGCCAGGGTGCAGATCCTCGAGCAGGCCGGGCGTCTGCCGGACGCCGCCGTGGCGTGCGTCGGCGGCGGTTCCAACGCGATCGGCCTGTTCCACCCGTTCCTCGGGGACGAGTCGGTCCGTCTCGTCGGCTGCGAGGCCGGGGGCGACGGCGTGGCGTCCGGACGAACCGCGGCGACCGTCAACGCCGGTACGCCGGGCGTCTTCCAGGGGTCGTACGCCCATCTCATGCAGGACACCGACGGGCAGACGATCGAGTCCCACTCAATCTCGGCCGGCCTGGACTACCCGGGTGTCGGGCCCGAGCACTCGCGCCTGGCCGAGATCGGGCGGGCCGAGTACCGCCCGATCACGGATACCCAGGCCATGGATGCGTTCGCACAGTTGTGCCGCACCGAGGGCATCATCCCCGCGATCGAGTCGGCTCACGCGATCGCCGGCGCCGCGCAGCTCGCCGCGGAGGGCGTGGGGCTGATCCTGGTCAACGTCTCGGGTCGTGGCGACAAGGACGTCGACACCGCCGCCCGGTGGTTCGGCCTGTTGGACGGGGGGACCCCGCCCGAGGCCGGGGTGGATTCGAGCCAGGGCGCCGACGACGGCGAGGGCGAGTACGCGGACGGGGGAGTCGAGGGATGA
- the lgt gene encoding prolipoprotein diacylglyceryl transferase, protein MIPSPPQGVWELGPFPLRAYALWIILGIVIAIWWGEKRWVARGGRAGVVLDTALWAVPFGLIGGRVYHVATDWYRYFGEGRNPVDALKIWDGGLGIWGAVAFGALGAYIGLRQQGIRALGALGDSIAPGVVLAQGIGRLGNYFNQELYGRETDVPWALEIYQRYDESYGYSETIGRSTGQVLATVHPTFLYELLWNVLVALVLVLVDRRFRLGHGRLFALYVALYCFGRFWVELLRADASTEVFGLRINTIVSLVVMLGALVYLWRARRGREEPSELRAPDDGVDDTASGGSAGDAPPLAGR, encoded by the coding sequence GTGATCCCCAGCCCTCCCCAGGGGGTGTGGGAGCTCGGGCCGTTCCCTCTGCGCGCGTACGCCCTGTGGATCATCCTCGGCATCGTCATCGCCATCTGGTGGGGAGAGAAGCGCTGGGTCGCCCGCGGGGGTCGCGCCGGGGTCGTGCTCGACACGGCACTGTGGGCCGTCCCGTTCGGTCTGATCGGCGGCCGCGTGTACCACGTCGCCACGGATTGGTACCGGTACTTCGGGGAGGGGCGCAACCCGGTTGACGCGCTGAAGATCTGGGACGGCGGCCTGGGGATCTGGGGTGCGGTCGCGTTCGGTGCTCTCGGCGCCTACATCGGGCTGCGCCAACAGGGGATCCGGGCACTGGGCGCCCTGGGCGACTCGATCGCGCCCGGCGTCGTGCTGGCGCAGGGGATCGGCCGACTCGGCAACTACTTCAACCAGGAACTCTACGGTCGCGAGACGGACGTGCCCTGGGCGCTGGAGATCTACCAGCGTTACGACGAGTCCTACGGGTATTCCGAGACCATCGGGCGGTCGACCGGCCAGGTCCTGGCGACCGTCCATCCGACGTTCCTGTACGAACTCCTGTGGAACGTGTTGGTCGCGCTCGTGTTGGTGCTCGTCGACAGACGGTTCCGACTCGGCCACGGTCGGCTCTTCGCGCTCTACGTGGCGTTGTACTGCTTCGGACGCTTCTGGGTGGAGCTGCTGCGCGCGGACGCCTCCACCGAGGTGTTCGGACTGCGCATCAACACCATCGTCTCGCTGGTCGTCATGCTCGGCGCACTGGTGTACCTCTGGCGGGCGCGCCGCGGTCGCGAGGAGCCGTCCGAGCTGCGGGCCCCCGACGACGGTGTGGACGACACGGCATCGGGCGGTTCCGCCGGCGACGCACCCCCGTTGGCCGGTCGTTGA
- the hisF gene encoding imidazole glycerol phosphate synthase subunit HisF — MTLATRVIPCLDVDAGRVVKGVNFLDLRDAGDPVELAAAYDEQGADELTFLDVTASSSGRSTMIDVVRRTAEQIFIPLTVGGGVRTEEDVNQLLRAGADKVSVNTAAIARPELLGELSRRFGSQCIVLSVDARTVPEGSEPTPSGWEVTTHGGRRGTGIDAVEWARRGQDLGVGEILLNSMDADGTKAGFDLAMVRAVREAVSIPVIASGGAGAVEHFAPAVHAGADAVLAASVFHFGEMTIGDVKSALAAEGITVR; from the coding sequence ATGACACTCGCAACCAGGGTCATCCCGTGTCTCGACGTGGACGCCGGCCGCGTGGTCAAGGGCGTCAACTTCCTCGACCTCCGGGATGCGGGAGATCCCGTCGAACTGGCGGCCGCCTACGACGAGCAGGGTGCCGACGAACTCACCTTCCTCGACGTCACCGCGTCGTCGTCGGGACGCAGCACCATGATCGACGTGGTCAGGCGCACCGCCGAGCAGATCTTCATCCCGCTCACCGTCGGAGGTGGGGTGCGGACCGAGGAGGACGTCAACCAGCTCCTGCGGGCGGGTGCGGACAAGGTCAGCGTCAACACCGCCGCGATCGCCCGTCCCGAGCTCCTCGGCGAGCTCAGTCGCCGCTTCGGCTCGCAGTGCATCGTCCTGTCGGTGGACGCGCGCACCGTGCCCGAGGGGTCCGAGCCCACCCCGTCCGGCTGGGAGGTCACCACCCACGGCGGTCGTCGTGGGACCGGGATCGACGCCGTCGAGTGGGCCAGGCGGGGCCAGGACCTCGGTGTGGGTGAGATCCTGCTCAACTCGATGGACGCCGACGGCACCAAGGCGGGTTTCGACCTGGCGATGGTGCGGGCGGTCCGTGAGGCCGTGTCCATCCCCGTCATCGCCTCGGGCGGGGCCGGCGCGGTGGAGCACTTCGCTCCGGCGGTCCACGCCGGGGCCGACGCCGTCCTCGCCGCCAGTGTCTTCCACTTCGGCGAGATGACCATCGGTGATGTGAAGTCGGCGCTCGCGGCCGAGGGGATCACGGTCCGATGA
- the trpA gene encoding tryptophan synthase subunit alpha, whose amino-acid sequence MSVLSDVFERCRGENRAALIGYYPAGYPTVEGSIDAVHAMVEGGCDIVEVGIPYSDPMMDGPTIQAAADTALEAGFRVADTFEVVRAVAEAGAVPVVMTYWNPVLQYGVDRFAADLAAAGGTGVITPDLIPDEADDWIAASDANGIDRVFLVAPSSTPERLAMTLSHTGGFVYVQAVMGVTGARDVVSDAPRILTERVREVSDLACGVGLGVRNGDQAAEIASYADGVIVGSALITAATEGLDSLRRLTAELAEGVRRPGAGS is encoded by the coding sequence ATGAGCGTTCTCAGTGACGTGTTCGAGCGGTGCCGGGGCGAGAACCGGGCCGCACTCATCGGGTACTACCCGGCCGGTTACCCGACCGTCGAGGGATCGATCGACGCCGTGCACGCGATGGTCGAGGGCGGGTGCGACATCGTCGAGGTCGGCATCCCCTATTCCGACCCCATGATGGACGGGCCGACCATCCAGGCCGCCGCCGACACCGCACTCGAGGCCGGGTTCCGCGTCGCGGACACCTTCGAGGTGGTACGCGCCGTCGCCGAGGCAGGGGCGGTGCCCGTGGTGATGACGTATTGGAACCCGGTGCTGCAGTACGGCGTCGACCGTTTCGCGGCGGACCTCGCCGCCGCCGGCGGGACCGGCGTCATCACGCCGGACCTCATCCCGGACGAGGCCGACGACTGGATCGCCGCGTCGGACGCAAACGGCATCGACCGGGTGTTCCTCGTCGCCCCGTCGTCGACCCCCGAGCGCCTCGCGATGACGCTCTCCCACACGGGCGGTTTCGTCTACGTCCAGGCGGTCATGGGGGTCACCGGCGCCCGCGACGTCGTCTCGGACGCGCCCCGGATCCTCACCGAGCGCGTCCGCGAGGTCTCCGACCTCGCCTGCGGGGTCGGACTCGGGGTCCGCAACGGCGACCAGGCGGCCGAGATCGCCTCCTACGCCGACGGCGTGATCGTCGGGTCGGCGCTCATCACGGCGGCGACCGAGGGACTGGACTCCCTGAGGCGACTGACCGCCGAGCTGGCGGAGGGCGTCCGTCGTCCCGGGGCGGGCTCGTGA